GCTCCTTACGATCAGTATGTCGGCTCCAATACCCGCTTCTGGCACGCGAGCGGCATCGATCTGCGGCTCGATTCGAGCGGTTTTCAGGTCAACACGCAGTCGCTGGCGTCGGTGGTCATTGGCGGGATTGCCTTTCAGGCACCGGGCGACGCGGGCGCTGGTGTGATGGCCAAGCCGGGTCAGGAATTCCGTCTCGCGCCAGATGAAACAACCGCCATGAAAGCGCCCGACACCCATCCGGTGACGGTCGTATTCCGCTTCCAGCAATCGCTGCGCGGTCTGGCCGTGGGCGCGCCGGTGGATTTCCGGGGCATCACGCTCGGCGAGGTGACGTCGATCGGCGTGGAGTTCGACCGGGCGAGCAAACAGATCAGCATGCCGGTGACGGTGCTGGTCTATCCCGACCGTCTGCGCCGCCGAGATCCGAAAAACAATCTCGAGCCCGGCGAGGACATCCGTCATCAGATTCTCGATGCGCTCGTGGCGCGCGGCCTGCGCGGCCAATTGCGCACGGGGAATCTGCTGACCGGTCAGTTGTATGTGGCGCTCGACTTCTTCCCGAACGCAAAGCCCGCGAAGGCCGAGCGCGTTGACGACGTGCTGGTCATGCCCACCGTGCCCAACACACTCGACCAGTTGCAGCTTCAGATCGCCGACATTGCGAGCAAGCTCGACAAGATTCCGTTCGACAGCATCGGACAGAGCCTCGACTCGTCGCTGCGCAAGCTCGACAAGACGCTCGATAGCGCGCAAGGTCTGTTCCGTCAGCTCGATGGCGAAATCGCCCCCGAAGCGAAGGCAACGCTGGGCGAAGCGAAGAAGAGCTTCGGCGCCGCCGAACGCACGCTCTCCGAAGACGCCCCGGTGCAGCAGGACGTCCGTCAGGCGATGCAGGAACTCACCAAGACCCTGCGCTCACTCAACACGCTCGCCGACTATCTGCAGCAGCACCCCGAAGCGCTGCTGCGCGGCAAACCGAAGGACCCGCAACCATGATGAGGCCCACCGAGATGATCCGCAGCCCGCGCCGCCATGCGACCCCGATGGCCGGTGCCGCCCTGGCCGCCCTCGCCTTGACGCTTGCCGGCTGCGCATCGTCGCCGTCGAGCTTCTACACCCTGACGGACACCAGCGGCGTCGCCACGTCAGGCAGCGCCACCACCGGTGCCAACGCGCCAGCCGCCCC
This window of the Pandoraea fibrosis genome carries:
- a CDS encoding PqiB family protein — encoded protein: MTDPKDTQDPKAAPPPGANELPTPAIEPRKRWAPSLVWLIPLVAALIGLSLVAKVLIERGPSVVIDFKSAEGVEAGKTKVKYKDVDIGTVKSIELSDDLSHVRVTVDLTKNAKKFAVKDSRWWIVRPRVAGGSVSGLSTLLSGAYIGADAGKSGDTANHFVGLEVPPVVSTGQPGKPFILHAADIGSLDIGSPIYYRRIQVGQVEAYSLDQDGKGVTLRVFVQAPYDQYVGSNTRFWHASGIDLRLDSSGFQVNTQSLASVVIGGIAFQAPGDAGAGVMAKPGQEFRLAPDETTAMKAPDTHPVTVVFRFQQSLRGLAVGAPVDFRGITLGEVTSIGVEFDRASKQISMPVTVLVYPDRLRRRDPKNNLEPGEDIRHQILDALVARGLRGQLRTGNLLTGQLYVALDFFPNAKPAKAERVDDVLVMPTVPNTLDQLQLQIADIASKLDKIPFDSIGQSLDSSLRKLDKTLDSAQGLFRQLDGEIAPEAKATLGEAKKSFGAAERTLSEDAPVQQDVRQAMQELTKTLRSLNTLADYLQQHPEALLRGKPKDPQP